In Oscillatoria acuminata PCC 6304, a single window of DNA contains:
- a CDS encoding HAMP domain-containing sensor histidine kinase gives MIKYRKPWQNLRLSLVAWYSLLAGLSMLVSDGFMYFEFRQTLFEQIDNSLTVTAIQALKNLDDEVNVLAFDPRQEAPVLASLLNDAGVEIYLLGQDGSVKEHFGNSLRLPTQQGLQPGFKTLRTENGRWRIYTQEIRPRDDRPPGWLKVARSLQPVDITLQNLLNEHLLKVPLLLGMVGLGGLFLANRALKPIGKITRMAEQVRVSGDLTQRIHYQGTTNDELERLATIFDEMLDSLQKTFDHEKRFTADASHELRTPLTVLKGRLHVALSQPRTVEMYKETLQGIEQEVERLIRLSSDLLLLSRLEPRHQDVHLELIDLSDLLAAIAEQIQPLADLQQIQFSTHIVPNLQIQGSPDHLIRLFLNLLDNAVKYTPAQGEVNLTAVVQEDCIQIRVSDTGIGISPEHLPHLFERFYRVDRSRSRTMGGTGLGLAIAQEIVHRHQGAIAVHSQLGQGTTFTVTFPN, from the coding sequence ATGATCAAGTACCGGAAACCCTGGCAAAATTTGCGGTTAAGCCTAGTAGCTTGGTATAGCCTGCTGGCCGGACTTTCCATGCTGGTGTCAGATGGCTTCATGTATTTTGAGTTTCGTCAGACGTTATTCGAGCAGATTGATAACTCACTAACAGTAACGGCCATTCAAGCCTTAAAAAATCTTGATGATGAGGTTAATGTTCTAGCGTTTGACCCCCGCCAGGAAGCTCCAGTTCTAGCCTCATTGTTGAATGATGCAGGAGTCGAGATTTATTTGCTAGGACAAGATGGTTCCGTAAAAGAACACTTTGGTAATTCACTCAGATTACCCACTCAGCAAGGCTTACAACCCGGTTTTAAGACCCTCCGTACCGAGAATGGACGGTGGCGAATTTATACTCAGGAAATCCGGCCAAGGGATGACAGACCACCGGGATGGTTAAAGGTAGCACGTTCCCTCCAACCTGTTGATATCACTTTACAAAACCTGTTAAATGAACACCTCCTGAAAGTTCCCCTGCTCCTCGGCATGGTCGGTTTAGGCGGGTTGTTTCTGGCAAACCGTGCCCTTAAACCCATTGGTAAAATCACTCGAATGGCAGAGCAGGTCAGGGTCAGCGGCGATCTGACTCAGCGTATTCATTATCAGGGGACAACTAATGATGAATTGGAACGACTGGCAACGATATTTGATGAAATGCTGGATTCGCTGCAAAAAACCTTTGACCATGAGAAGCGATTTACGGCTGATGCGTCCCATGAACTACGAACTCCCCTGACTGTTCTTAAGGGACGATTGCACGTCGCACTCAGCCAACCGCGTACCGTAGAGATGTATAAAGAAACACTGCAAGGGATTGAGCAAGAAGTAGAGCGGTTGATTCGGCTGAGTAGCGATCTCTTACTGCTCTCTCGGCTTGAGCCCCGTCATCAAGATGTGCATTTAGAACTCATTGATCTGAGTGACTTATTAGCGGCGATCGCCGAGCAGATTCAACCGTTAGCCGATCTCCAGCAGATTCAGTTCTCAACTCACATCGTCCCCAACCTTCAGATTCAAGGGAGTCCCGATCATCTGATTCGTCTGTTTCTGAATCTGTTGGACAATGCGGTGAAATATACTCCTGCGCAGGGCGAAGTCAATTTAACCGCAGTCGTTCAAGAAGATTGTATTCAGATCAGAGTGAGTGATACCGGGATAGGTATCTCGCCCGAGCATTTGCCCCATTTATTTGAACGCTTTTATCGAGTAGACAGGTCACGTTCTCGCACAATGGGGGGCACGGGGTTGGGACTGGCGATCGCCCAGGAAATTGTCCACCGCCACCAAGGGGCGATCGCCGTCCACAGCCAGCTTGGTCAGGGCACAACCTTTACAGTCACCTTTCCCAACTAA